AGGACCTTAGGAACCGCATCTCTTCGGTCAAGGCGACGCAGAAGATCACCAAGGCCATGCAGATGGTGGCTGCGGCGAAACTGCGTCGTGCTCAGGAAGCGGCCGAAGCCGCGCGCCCCTACTCGCAGCGTATGGGCGCGGTGCTTGCAAATATTGCCCAGACGCTCGGTGATGGTGACGACGCGCCGAAGCTGATGGTCGGTACCGGCAAGGACGATACGCATCTTCTGCTCGTCTGTACCGCTGAGCGCGGCCTATGCGGCGGTTTCAATTCTTCGATCGCGCGCATGGCTCGCGATCATGCTCGCAAATTGATCGCCGAGGGCAAGACGGTGAAGATCATCACCGTCGGCAAGAAGGGCTATGACATACTGCGTCGCGATCTCGGGAACTACGTAGTCGACCGGGTCGATCTGCGGGATGTGAAGCGAATCGGTTTCGA
This portion of the Oricola thermophila genome encodes:
- a CDS encoding F0F1 ATP synthase subunit gamma → MPSLKDLRNRISSVKATQKITKAMQMVAAAKLRRAQEAAEAARPYSQRMGAVLANIAQTLGDGDDAPKLMVGTGKDDTHLLLVCTAERGLCGGFNSSIARMARDHARKLIAEGKTVKIITVGKKGYDILRRDLGNYVVDRVDLRDVKRIGFDNAVAIGKKVIDLFEAGEFDVCTLFYSEFKSVISQIPTAQQLIPARAEGSEAETAGDAIYEYEPDAGAILEDLIPRNISVQVFRALLENAASEQGARMSAMDNATRNAGEMIDKLTLSYNRQRQAQITKELIEIISGAEAL